The DNA window AAATTCACACCATTATAAAGGTACTGAATGGCATTATCTCTGTGCAGTTGGAGATTCATCTTCTATCTGTTGGCGTGCATTGGAGGGCTGATAGCGTTGTATGATGTGAGTATCCAGCTGTGCAttttcattccacagtcactgaaGGATCTCTTAGCTGAAACATCTCACTCGACACACAAGAGCcctgcctacacacataatggTCAGACcattgagccaaaatggctgaaaatacaattattattaaatagcaTTTGGTTTACATACATATATAGTTATAATCTTATGTAAGTATATTCTCTCATGGCCGTGGACAGAGTGCAGTCTTGTCTTATTCCTGAGGGCAGGACTAGTTTTCCCTGCTGGATTCATGCATGAACACGTCCTCAGAGGCCCACAGAGAGCCCACAGTCCAAAACCTCCATTCAGACCTACATTGCCcataaatatgacaaatattttttgcatttgtctaaatatgtgcattaaaaCAATGCAAATTGCAACATTCCTGCTTAATActcttttctatttatttttcatgttaaaTTTGTTAAAATTGTGTATTTCATATAGATTCTGTATATCACTAatataataagaaataaataatttaaaatgtatttaaagtaCACAGCGTATATATTTGCCATATGTACTGCATCAGTCATTGAAAATACACTCTTAAAATGTGTCTTTAAAATGATGTTCTTTTGTATGGTAGTGTATGAGATGAGATGGGTAAGAGTATAGATTGATTTTTCTGTGGATATGGCTATTTTCATGACACAATGTGAgttctgattggttgactgCACAAACTAGCTGTGCTCCCAGCTAAGAGAGAGAATCACGCTCTCATTCAGGGTCATAGGCTCCGTCCTGGTGTGCGTgtgaagagagagatagagagagccaGGCCAGGCAGAGGACAAAAGGAGGCGTTCAGATGTATAATGGTAACAAAGATAAGTCTACTATCACTATGCCTGTGGCTGACATTCTCATCCCTCTATCTCTTTGTTCAGAAGCCATGGTTTTACGACACTCGAgaagtgtgggtggggtttCCAAAGCAGGTATGTACATTCACCACAAGAGCAGGTTTAGCTTCCAGCCAGACCTCCCTCTTTGCCTCATACTGTATATGGCACAGAAATATAAACCTTCTCGTCATATTCCGCCTttgacacattttcatttgcacTTTTATGGATACTACTCTATTGTGTTTCCTGCTGCCCATATATGGCCAGTGAATGCTTGAGTAACACGCATTTATGATGCCTGTCATAAATATCCCTGCCGACTATCCCTCACTGTGGCGCAAAGTCCCAGCCTTTAGTTAAAGGTAAACACAAGCGCGTGGGGAGATCAGGGGTGAATCCAAGTTTAAAGGAAGTAGAGATGGATTCTGCTGCGGCTAAAGGTGGCAATCCTACAAACTGTGATGTTAGGCACACACCAGGATGATATGAGACCTCTAAtaaaaaacacacgcacacactcacataaaataaaattaagtaTAGGCTCAGGAATGAAGCTCCAGTGTGCTGTGCTATTGTGTATGTACTATGATGGAGGATAATGgtctttctgtgtctgtgttcagctgtgctatgtttctgactgtgttcAACTGtactctgtctctgactgtgttcaGCTATgttatgtctctgactgtgttcagctgtactgtgtctctgactgtgttcagctgtactgtgtctctgactgtgttcaACTgtactgtgtctctgactgtgttcagctgtgctatgtttctgactgtgttcAACTTtagtgtctctgactgtgttcagctgtgctatgtttctgactgtgttcagctgtgctatgtttctgactgtgttcAACTgtactgtgtctctgactgtgtttaGCTGTGCTTTGTCACTGACTGTGTCTGATACTGATCTCCTGTTGGTTGTACCTGTGCAGTCGATGCTGGCCTCCCAGTACTGGTACTACATCATAGAGATGAGCTTCTACTGGTCGCTGCTGTTCAGCGTTGCATCTGATGTCAAAAGAAAGGCGAGTGCCACTCTCCAGTCCTGAGAAAACAACCATAAACATGACAATATCTGTAACACAGACATTAAGAGACAAGCACAAATGAAATTAGGTTTTACGATCATCGCAATTACACATTATACTGTAATGTTAAATGTGTAAGCATCTGGTATCTAGGAAGGGCAATGCATACAAGCTGATTGCAGTTCTGCTGTATAATTTCGTACATTCACATTTGCAGGACTTTAAAGAACAGATTATCCACCATTTGGCCACCTTGACTCTCCTGGCCTTCTCCTGGTGTGCTAACTACATTCGCATTGGGACCATGGTGATGCTGGTCCACGACATCTCCGATGTCTTGCTGGAGGTAATTCCTGCTGGTGCTATTCCCGctgcaaattccacacctagagtcaactctagacctttcaTTAGCTGTCATATGTGTTAAATCAGAGATGCACAgttggccaagaaacagctgagcagccaattgtcccatgatttttgctcccctaaaatggggggaccacATAATGGAGaaagctgtaattcctacatgggtCACCCGATATGAATGTGAGTACCATCATATTAAAGCTGACTGTCTGAACTTATcctcatattcatagttttatttcaaatccattgtgctggagtacagagccaaagacAGGCTAATTAAAAGTGAAACATAAGTGTGTATTAATTGTAatactatttttctttttccctaGTCTGGAAAGTTATTCAACTATGCCAAGTGGGAGAGAACTTGTGACGTCATCTTTGTCGTGTTTGCTCTGGTGTTCATGGTTACCAGACTGATCATCTATCCTTTCTGGTAAAAATCTGATTGTCATTACtctatattattttatgtgaCATTTGTGCATATGTCCGTTCatgcatgcttttgtttttgtattttatcaTGTTCCAAGTGTTTGTGTTGGTTGCTGTTGGAGGGTTGTTTGTTTGCACATTTACAGTATGGAAGAACCTCAGAGATATAAACCCTTTGGGGTTCAATTGTATAATTTATAAGAATTAATCAATCTTCCTAATTATCAAAAAAGCCTCAAGTGGGATCCCATTAGAGCATTCATTTTTCTCTGTTGTTTTGGAATGATGCTGCATAATAAAATGCAGCTTAGATAATAACAATGTAataacttacattacatttgctttctgaaaaaggaaaacattagCTCATACAAGacaaacaaattgaaatattgCATAATGTATGTGAGGATTGTAGAGAAACTTGAAACTACTGAACTAGGAAAGAACTAGATAGAGAGATACGTGAACCTGACAGTTCAAAGCAAGTCAAGGATGATACTGGCCATGTCATAACTGACACAACATCAGTGAAGGAACATTTACGTGGGAGCAGCAAGCTGTTGATGAGCAGATGGTGTCATGGTATGCAGCTCAAGCTAAACTGCTTCAAGCTGCGTTATTGAATAAATGCACTGGTCAATGTGTCACATTAAGACACCAACTACCGAACATGAGAGGccgctgttgtttttgtttcattatacTGTTCCCTTCTTACAATCCTGTTGATTTTAGATGTACCCATCTAGTTATCGAGGGACGTAAAAAAATGATATATCTGCTTCGGTTCCTATCAaggataataaaatattttttattatctctGGTTCATATTTGATTGACTTGTGAGTCTGTAACTCTTTGATTCATATCTCTGagatttttctgtattttgcaTTCTGCCAGGAttctttttggtttattttgtgtTACCTAATGAAGACTGTTCAGAAGTGGTTGtgatctgtgcgtgtgtgtgtgtgtgtgtccgtgtgtgtgtgtgtgtgtgtgtgtgtgtatttcaggcTGATCCACTGCGCATGGGTGTATCCCCTCCTGGATTTCCCTCCTTTCTTTGGATACTACTTCTTCAACCTGATGATGATGGTCCTGCAGCTCCTGCACCTGTTCTGGGCCTACCTGATCCTGCGCATGGTCAAAAAGTTCATCTTTGGCAACGTGAGTCCAACTCTAGTCCGGGTTCTAAGACAGAGAAAACCGCATTGGCCTCAACAGTAGCTAAAATTACAGCGGTACATTCTGGCCCAcaaatgacattaaaaaaattttttcattcTGCCACTATGTGACATTTGGGAATTTTCTAAACTGGTTTAGTAACTGAAATAGCATACTGCGTATGAATGCCAAGGTTGGCTGTGAGCCACTTTGCAGGTGAAGAGTGCAGGATGTCAGATTACACATCGGTGAGGTAAGGTGCGGCCTGAAGACAGTGCCCTATGTAGATAAGGTTGTTCCACCTATGGGAGCCTTGGAGTGGGGTCGCTCTGGCAATGAGAGCGGTGAGGGAGGAGGTACTCCTCCACTGGGTGACTGCAGCGCCCTCTGGTGGATTCCAAGGTCTCTGCTGCCTATAAATGTTCTCTGTGTGCAGGCATGTGCTTTCGCTTGTGTCAGCTGCTTGTTTTATGTAAACCCTAATAATGATTGCATAGAAAAAGACATCACTATCAATGGTTCTCAGGCATTTCATCCCGTATTTTTGAGGATATACTTATACAAATACCTTATTGCAGTCTAAATATGGGCTCAGAGCTgattaatgtttgtttttatttctcagtaaaagaaaatgaaaatgaatctgGCTAATGTCTGTATGCCCCTGCCTCCACAGATGAAGGGTGATGACAGAAGTGAccacgaggaagaggaggacgagATGAgcgtggaggaggaagaggttcATCTGAAAGTGAGGAACGGCTCAGGAGCTGGAGGTGTTCACAGGGATGACTGATGCCCCCTGCAGACGGGGGGACTAACTGCACAAACCCACaggcacacattacacatgaattacacacacaactcataacTAACACTATGCTTCAACTCAAGATGTGGAACTAAGATAAATTATCTGAAATGGTTTtccttgaacacacacacgcgcgtgcacacacacacagacacacacatgcacaaacacacacacaaaacacaaacaaattttTGTCAGCTGGAAAAACCTGATCTGCCAGTTCCATAATACTGAGGTCACCCTTTCCCTGGGCTGGTCTGTTTCCTGCTCTGGTAAACTCTCCACGTTTTCGGAATTCATCTTTCCACAAAACACTCTTAAAACAAGCCCTTGACCATGAACACTTGACCTCACACACTGGGATTCGAGAGTGTGGGGGAACTGAAGGGGACGTGGCCTGAGCTCCAGGAGGAGTTAGTGAGAAGGAGAGTGAGCGATGGA is part of the Conger conger chromosome 15, fConCon1.1, whole genome shotgun sequence genome and encodes:
- the LOC133111496 gene encoding ceramide synthase 2-like; translation: MFQTISECFWWDRIWLPPNLTWSDLEDGHGRVYAKASHLYVTVPYAMAFLIIRYLFERLIATPLAACFGIRESVRHRAADSVILERHYLSFSKTPAQLEIDGLTKKCGWSRRQVERWFRQRRNQDRPGILKKFKEASWRFIFYLLACIGGLIALYDKPWFYDTREVWVGFPKQSMLASQYWYYIIEMSFYWSLLFSVASDVKRKDFKEQIIHHLATLTLLAFSWCANYIRIGTMVMLVHDISDVLLESGKLFNYAKWERTCDVIFVVFALVFMVTRLIIYPFWLIHCAWVYPLLDFPPFFGYYFFNLMMMVLQLLHLFWAYLILRMVKKFIFGNMKGDDRSDHEEEEDEMSVEEEEVHLKVRNGSGAGGVHRDD